A region from the Tahibacter amnicola genome encodes:
- a CDS encoding carboxypeptidase-like regulatory domain-containing protein — protein sequence MLPEPFLNAFVTHTDANGRYAFESVEANTYAIDALNFFSTDGCPRRDRVRGRATGVVLGTQGQEVEANIQLIGQGQVAGTVTNATGTPMQGIAVRLTNPDPVYGTNVTCNGATTYDTVTDAQGNYSLPDVPPGDFTIAAQNADLSLRAEGRGRVEFDGHVDDVDLTLIDSAVTMPLNLHDANGFRFDIAGNGSIVNGTNNVYVGSGSDTGGMRLEIVQNGTGVPFTNGNGTLGQLSANGQLVEVDDLTPSGLTVKRRIFTPRAGYFTRYTEILRNDTAAPITVGVRVKSHFRNAQANARVVDTSDGDQVLSVAHPTLRDRWVVVDDQVDEDPFGKPSIQASGHLFDGDGATNSVASATFDLSGSIGRLTYEWSDVTVAPGEQVALMHFSFHQIDRATARDAATRLAQLPPEAIGDLTTDERQAIRNFVVPEQSAVQEPLPNLDAGVISGRVLASDGITPVPQAQVRFKSQHRLFGRVRYATTGNDGAYEFRSHLDGTASNAVIPVYGFSLHAEHPATKVTTSVAQGAFPPDAAATVQDLIFASTGNVRGSVKRHNGSVVSDAYVRLCRLDDRIRCSDVEPSPSNSATTDTAGTYWMSGNPPYSYFLFADKPHPQGGRAIYGRATATTTAADTEIADIVMEPTGSIAGVVKGANGTPIVNAEVKLSIDNPNSRVTRSDTAGRYRFTDVPVGQHGLHARDVVSGAQGLANATVTVDIETEQDIVLLGFGTLDVQVNYARGTPAGNSQVFVAGIVQDVKNADSNGVASFQLPVGQYHVVAHHPDGADPFVEGRTTASIQQYGDHIQVTATLLPAGAVHGTIVRPDGSTLAGGFPFSIQQIRGDGANGRNGVTAGVGNYRVGGLPLGTYLLTAYDAGQDRYAEGEFTIESDGQEVLLDLTLLDNRIALPTALYDANRFRFDVQRSGALESGEGTYSDAGMQLLINGQPFAGEGSARMEASRRQLVISQPTPIAGLNVSRKIYVPRGAYFARYIDVLENPTASPITVAVDLRSRYRTGSVIATSDSNAQVGANDRWVTIDDAVDADVRLAYQMPSSAQVFAGGATAPDVVSFDGLEQPTLAARWSTLSVPAGGRVALMHFAVQQINRAGAKASAERLVQLPPEVLADLAETDIAAIRNFAVPTDLASTLPPLPALTASVRGMVYEGDVRTPVRGARVTVQSTHPLFNRVWGMQHDDHCSMPGTDLPGLVSVSAVGGGPNPPPIGSFDIRGELSTATSIPLPEGVDARITVQETMDCFDQRAGHPTTKYPSRVTVKPLSTTHDLIFDTGVLTGTVQGPADFSVTSGTVYRSIDGQGSYLSLFANVRPDGQYVYAGLPAGRYDFLLHTTHPTAVWGDGGLRGELKQIQVNVGDVVAANVETQPTSYIEGAVLTGGGASAVNAVVNLSGAAAEQAYDQCATGCDAATVQGNKGKRAVKRQTRTDSLGRYKFAAVPHGGYDLEIIDPVSNAHVRHDVSVNGSPVVQNAMLPALGSAEVTVRTPAGTPAVDAYVYLKLPDEPERVAGRTDGAGRLTIANIPQGNYRVRVVDPRYPNDPELSPVANGSIAVQGEVDPIALAFKALMSLQIAVIDSTAGGAPVSGASIRLVDARGERLVGNTNAQGLVTANAVVEGAYTVLARVQHQGLWKQLSAEGVVAPADDGQSRVLTFDAAAAGDRPDILAFEGERRLFAVMATAGQRIDVTAGGQEPDNCAIRTEVYSPGLQLLAEGYGFSSGNTITQYNEFGDLHNVVAAVPGAYTIAISARFAWCPLGGYSVGASVDTVATPLMSYQGGGSVTGHVYRRDGATPVAGARLRLRSALPELHTEVLTGSDGLFRVDNVPLGTFTLKYMPPANVNVAVEANGDLPAAGSTVERDLVLPASTIFAIQVRKADGSPYGQGVSLELASDDAFNYAQTDAQGRVNYTHYSDLPLRIRARDPSNGNMFVQTIVQPADGQTVPVEMTMAAAAVGGQVLDVNGVPVPYARVQMDDVANGNNYTSGSTDHEGRFLFNGVPSGVVFAFQGVDPDNSVHGEAVQITTVAGQTAEVTLRLAGHGTVSGTVRRLNGTPLSDATVDARYFFGNGEGTQMLSTTTDGDGRYSIDHLPVGQALSLRATVYTPGDSYGASASATIAAHGGTATADFDVDLPGGSVDVRVRSADDARIEETCQVWLRSGSGDANRHFHCSRPVAFHGVAAGQADVEVNVSSAEEMSLPSQTVAVTANESTVARFTVPVVKGHVRYAGGDAVSYPSVNVTGSDGQTRFAQSDDDGTYRLLVKPDLGDFVVRAQDDHSGLSASVSGSLGDVTVPSIVDVLLPSSGTVRGLLTDTSTQPVPNASVFVSSSGSAVDRETSTDDDGRYEVDRVALGHVDVAAIHPTSNNIAAASGQLSANNQVLTLNPQFGVPGSVSGTVRNAQGDIVADACVELRSTAEGPAYATVSLSTTTDAAGHYAFDAVVAGPVSVVADNCNAPLTVGVATGGVAAGAPTTIDVQFGNAVSAEQALVDSQSDYTFLIDGYGTLSPYLTESFNGRPYEGAYRLRVNGRTYPYQRVGLALQNGRELQLGPVAMSGLRVTRRFYVPADGGYARIVDTFSNETGAPVTVPIAVEGQYQSSPAYLRTAPSATGGRYAVLGQMPARRGGWSSPGVAGLVFAGSGAVDPPQVTITPDDGGFRWQWTPTIAAGQRVSYVHFAVVRGSWDFAGAGEWSGQLADMAIATMFDGLSPAERESIKNFTVQ from the coding sequence ATGCTGCCCGAGCCGTTCTTGAACGCCTTCGTTACGCATACCGACGCCAACGGCCGCTACGCCTTCGAATCGGTCGAAGCCAATACCTATGCGATCGACGCGCTGAACTTCTTCAGCACCGACGGCTGTCCGCGGCGCGACCGCGTGCGTGGCCGCGCCACCGGCGTGGTGCTGGGTACACAGGGGCAGGAAGTCGAAGCGAACATCCAGTTGATCGGGCAGGGCCAGGTTGCCGGAACGGTGACGAACGCGACGGGAACGCCGATGCAAGGCATCGCCGTGCGCCTGACCAATCCGGACCCGGTGTACGGCACCAACGTCACCTGCAACGGCGCGACGACGTACGACACGGTCACCGATGCGCAGGGTAACTACTCCCTGCCAGACGTGCCGCCCGGTGACTTCACCATTGCCGCGCAGAACGCGGACCTGTCCTTGCGTGCCGAAGGCCGCGGCCGGGTCGAGTTCGACGGTCACGTGGACGATGTGGATCTGACCCTGATCGACAGTGCGGTCACCATGCCGCTCAACCTGCACGATGCCAATGGGTTCCGTTTCGATATTGCCGGCAACGGCAGCATCGTCAACGGCACGAACAATGTGTATGTGGGCAGCGGTTCGGATACCGGCGGCATGCGTCTGGAAATCGTCCAGAACGGTACCGGGGTTCCTTTCACCAATGGCAACGGCACGCTCGGCCAGCTCAGTGCCAACGGGCAACTGGTGGAAGTGGATGACCTGACGCCGTCCGGCCTCACGGTCAAGCGGCGTATCTTCACGCCGCGTGCCGGCTATTTCACGCGTTACACCGAAATCCTGCGCAACGACACGGCTGCGCCGATCACGGTCGGCGTTCGCGTGAAGTCGCATTTCCGTAATGCGCAGGCCAATGCCCGCGTGGTCGATACCTCCGACGGCGACCAGGTGCTCTCGGTGGCCCACCCGACGCTGCGCGATCGCTGGGTCGTCGTGGATGACCAGGTCGATGAGGATCCATTCGGCAAGCCGTCGATCCAGGCCAGCGGACATCTGTTCGACGGCGACGGCGCTACGAATTCGGTAGCGAGCGCCACGTTCGATCTCTCTGGCAGCATCGGCCGGCTGACCTACGAGTGGTCCGACGTTACCGTGGCGCCCGGTGAACAAGTGGCGCTGATGCACTTCAGCTTCCACCAGATTGATCGCGCCACGGCGCGCGACGCGGCCACGCGCCTGGCGCAGCTGCCGCCGGAAGCGATCGGCGACCTGACCACCGACGAGCGCCAGGCCATTCGCAACTTCGTGGTGCCGGAACAGTCCGCAGTGCAGGAACCGTTGCCGAATCTCGACGCCGGTGTCATCAGCGGCCGCGTGCTGGCCAGTGACGGCATCACGCCGGTGCCGCAGGCGCAAGTGCGGTTCAAGAGCCAGCATCGCCTGTTCGGTCGCGTGCGCTACGCCACCACTGGCAACGACGGTGCCTATGAGTTCCGGTCGCACCTGGACGGTACGGCGAGCAACGCCGTGATTCCGGTCTACGGTTTCTCCTTGCACGCGGAGCATCCGGCCACCAAGGTGACGACGTCGGTTGCCCAGGGCGCGTTCCCGCCTGATGCCGCCGCGACGGTGCAGGACTTGATCTTCGCCAGCACCGGCAACGTGCGCGGTTCAGTGAAGCGCCACAACGGCTCCGTCGTGTCCGACGCCTATGTCCGCCTTTGCCGTCTTGACGATCGAATCCGCTGCTCGGATGTCGAGCCTTCCCCGTCCAACTCGGCCACTACCGATACGGCTGGCACGTACTGGATGAGCGGCAATCCGCCGTACAGTTACTTCCTGTTCGCGGACAAGCCGCACCCGCAGGGCGGGCGTGCGATCTACGGGCGCGCAACCGCTACTACCACTGCCGCCGACACCGAGATCGCCGACATCGTGATGGAGCCCACCGGTTCGATCGCCGGCGTCGTGAAGGGCGCCAATGGCACGCCCATCGTCAATGCCGAAGTCAAGTTGAGCATCGACAACCCCAATAGTCGTGTGACGCGCTCGGATACGGCGGGGCGCTATCGCTTCACCGACGTGCCGGTGGGTCAGCACGGGCTGCACGCACGTGACGTCGTCAGCGGTGCGCAAGGTCTCGCCAACGCCACGGTGACGGTGGATATCGAAACCGAACAAGACATCGTTCTGCTCGGCTTCGGTACGCTCGATGTACAGGTGAACTACGCGCGCGGCACGCCGGCCGGCAACAGCCAGGTGTTCGTCGCGGGGATCGTGCAGGACGTCAAGAACGCCGACAGCAATGGCGTCGCCAGCTTCCAGTTGCCGGTCGGCCAGTATCACGTGGTGGCCCACCATCCGGACGGGGCCGATCCTTTCGTGGAGGGCCGGACGACGGCGTCGATTCAGCAATACGGCGATCACATCCAGGTCACGGCGACCTTGCTGCCGGCCGGTGCTGTCCACGGCACCATCGTCCGCCCGGACGGCAGTACGTTGGCCGGCGGATTCCCGTTCTCGATCCAGCAGATCCGAGGCGACGGCGCGAATGGTCGAAATGGCGTCACTGCGGGAGTCGGCAACTATCGTGTGGGCGGCCTGCCCTTGGGCACCTATTTGCTGACGGCCTACGACGCGGGACAGGACCGCTACGCCGAAGGGGAGTTCACGATCGAATCCGACGGCCAGGAAGTGCTGCTCGACTTGACCTTGCTCGATAACCGGATTGCTCTGCCGACGGCGCTGTACGACGCGAACCGTTTCCGCTTTGACGTGCAGCGCTCCGGCGCTCTTGAAAGTGGCGAGGGCACCTATTCCGATGCCGGCATGCAGCTGCTGATCAACGGCCAGCCGTTTGCGGGCGAGGGTAGTGCACGCATGGAGGCCAGTCGTCGCCAGCTGGTGATCAGCCAGCCGACGCCGATCGCCGGACTGAACGTATCGCGCAAGATTTACGTGCCTCGCGGCGCCTACTTCGCGCGCTATATCGACGTTCTGGAAAATCCGACGGCCTCGCCGATCACGGTCGCGGTGGATCTGCGTTCGCGCTACCGTACGGGTAGCGTCATAGCGACATCCGACAGCAATGCGCAGGTCGGCGCGAACGATCGGTGGGTGACGATCGACGACGCTGTCGATGCGGACGTGCGTCTGGCGTATCAGATGCCGTCGAGCGCACAGGTCTTTGCCGGTGGCGCGACGGCGCCGGACGTCGTCAGTTTCGACGGTCTTGAACAGCCGACCCTGGCGGCGCGCTGGTCGACCCTGTCGGTCCCTGCGGGCGGCCGCGTGGCGCTGATGCACTTCGCGGTGCAGCAGATCAATCGCGCCGGTGCGAAGGCGTCGGCGGAGCGCCTTGTCCAGTTGCCGCCGGAAGTGTTGGCTGACCTGGCCGAGACCGATATTGCAGCCATCCGCAACTTCGCGGTTCCGACGGATCTCGCCAGCACGTTGCCGCCGCTGCCGGCGCTGACGGCCAGCGTTCGCGGCATGGTGTATGAAGGCGACGTACGCACGCCGGTGCGCGGCGCCAGGGTCACGGTGCAGTCGACGCATCCCCTGTTCAATCGCGTCTGGGGCATGCAGCACGACGATCACTGCTCCATGCCCGGCACCGATCTGCCTGGCCTGGTGTCTGTCAGCGCGGTGGGCGGCGGACCGAATCCGCCGCCGATCGGCAGTTTCGACATACGCGGCGAGCTGTCGACCGCGACCTCGATTCCGCTGCCCGAAGGTGTGGACGCGCGGATCACCGTACAGGAAACAATGGACTGCTTCGATCAACGCGCCGGCCACCCCACGACGAAATATCCGTCGCGCGTGACGGTGAAACCGCTGTCGACCACCCACGACCTGATTTTCGACACCGGCGTGCTCACAGGTACCGTGCAAGGGCCTGCCGATTTCAGCGTCACGTCGGGCACGGTCTATCGCTCGATCGACGGGCAAGGCAGTTATTTGTCGCTCTTTGCCAACGTGCGGCCGGACGGGCAGTACGTCTACGCCGGATTGCCGGCGGGCCGGTACGACTTCCTGCTGCACACAACGCATCCGACAGCCGTGTGGGGCGACGGCGGCTTGCGCGGTGAGCTCAAGCAGATTCAGGTGAACGTCGGCGATGTGGTCGCTGCCAACGTGGAAACCCAACCGACCTCGTATATCGAAGGTGCCGTGCTGACCGGCGGCGGTGCGTCCGCGGTCAATGCGGTCGTGAATCTGTCGGGCGCGGCCGCGGAGCAGGCGTACGACCAGTGCGCGACCGGTTGCGATGCCGCGACGGTGCAGGGCAACAAGGGCAAGCGCGCGGTGAAACGCCAGACGCGTACGGATAGCCTCGGCCGCTACAAGTTCGCGGCGGTACCGCACGGCGGCTACGATCTCGAAATCATCGATCCCGTATCCAACGCGCATGTTCGCCACGATGTGAGCGTGAACGGATCGCCGGTGGTTCAGAACGCCATGCTGCCGGCGCTCGGTTCAGCCGAGGTGACGGTGCGCACGCCGGCCGGAACTCCCGCAGTGGACGCCTATGTGTACCTGAAGCTCCCCGATGAGCCGGAGCGGGTGGCAGGCCGCACGGACGGGGCGGGACGTCTGACGATTGCCAACATCCCGCAGGGCAACTACCGCGTGCGCGTCGTCGATCCGCGGTATCCGAATGATCCGGAGCTGTCGCCGGTGGCGAACGGTTCGATCGCTGTGCAGGGCGAAGTCGACCCGATTGCGCTCGCCTTCAAGGCGCTGATGAGCCTGCAGATCGCCGTGATCGACAGCACGGCCGGTGGCGCTCCTGTGTCCGGTGCATCGATCCGTCTGGTCGACGCGCGCGGCGAACGCCTCGTCGGCAACACCAATGCACAGGGCCTGGTTACTGCAAACGCGGTCGTCGAAGGTGCCTACACGGTCCTGGCACGCGTGCAGCACCAGGGGCTGTGGAAGCAGCTGAGTGCCGAGGGCGTCGTCGCCCCGGCCGACGACGGGCAGTCACGCGTGCTGACCTTCGACGCCGCGGCCGCGGGAGACCGTCCGGATATCCTGGCATTCGAAGGCGAACGCCGCCTGTTTGCCGTGATGGCGACGGCCGGCCAGCGTATCGACGTGACCGCCGGCGGACAGGAACCGGACAATTGCGCCATTCGCACGGAAGTGTACTCGCCGGGCTTGCAGCTGTTGGCCGAGGGATACGGATTCAGCAGCGGCAACACGATCACCCAGTACAACGAATTCGGCGATCTGCATAACGTCGTCGCTGCGGTACCCGGGGCGTACACGATTGCCATCTCGGCCCGGTTTGCGTGGTGTCCGCTGGGTGGCTACAGCGTGGGTGCGAGCGTCGACACGGTCGCCACGCCGCTGATGAGCTATCAGGGCGGCGGCAGCGTCACCGGTCATGTTTACCGTCGCGACGGTGCCACGCCGGTGGCCGGTGCCAGACTGCGCCTGCGCAGCGCGTTGCCGGAATTGCACACCGAGGTCCTCACGGGTTCCGACGGTCTGTTCCGCGTCGACAACGTGCCGCTGGGTACGTTCACGCTGAAATACATGCCGCCGGCGAACGTCAACGTCGCGGTGGAGGCAAACGGAGATCTGCCGGCGGCGGGAAGCACGGTGGAACGTGATCTCGTGCTCCCGGCGAGCACGATCTTTGCGATTCAGGTGCGCAAGGCCGACGGCTCGCCGTATGGCCAGGGCGTCAGCCTGGAGCTTGCCAGCGACGACGCGTTCAACTACGCGCAGACGGATGCGCAAGGTCGTGTGAACTACACGCACTATTCCGACCTGCCGCTGCGGATCCGCGCGCGTGATCCGTCCAACGGGAACATGTTCGTGCAGACCATCGTCCAGCCGGCCGACGGACAGACCGTGCCGGTCGAAATGACCATGGCGGCGGCCGCGGTTGGCGGTCAGGTCCTGGACGTCAACGGTGTGCCGGTGCCCTATGCCCGCGTGCAGATGGACGACGTGGCCAATGGCAACAACTACACCTCGGGCAGCACCGACCATGAAGGCCGGTTCCTGTTCAACGGAGTGCCCTCGGGCGTGGTGTTTGCCTTCCAAGGGGTCGATCCCGACAACTCCGTGCACGGCGAAGCGGTGCAGATCACGACGGTGGCGGGACAGACTGCCGAGGTCACACTCAGACTGGCCGGCCACGGTACGGTCAGCGGTACGGTCAGGCGGCTCAACGGCACGCCGTTGTCCGATGCCACCGTCGATGCGCGCTACTTCTTCGGTAACGGTGAAGGCACGCAGATGCTCAGTACGACGACGGACGGTGATGGCCGCTACAGCATCGACCATTTGCCGGTGGGCCAGGCACTCTCCCTCCGGGCGACCGTATACACGCCCGGTGATTCGTATGGCGCGTCGGCGTCGGCGACGATCGCCGCGCACGGTGGAACAGCGACGGCCGATTTCGACGTGGACCTGCCAGGCGGCAGTGTCGACGTTCGCGTGCGGTCGGCGGATGACGCCCGGATCGAGGAGACCTGCCAGGTTTGGCTGCGATCCGGTTCCGGCGACGCCAATCGCCATTTCCACTGCAGTCGGCCGGTTGCTTTCCATGGCGTTGCAGCCGGTCAGGCTGACGTCGAGGTGAATGTGAGTAGTGCCGAGGAGATGAGCCTGCCGTCGCAAACGGTTGCGGTGACCGCCAACGAAAGCACGGTCGCCCGATTCACGGTTCCTGTGGTGAAAGGCCACGTGCGCTACGCCGGCGGTGACGCGGTTTCGTATCCGTCGGTGAACGTGACCGGTTCGGACGGACAGACGCGGTTCGCCCAATCCGACGACGACGGTACGTACCGTTTGCTGGTCAAGCCGGATCTGGGCGACTTCGTGGTACGCGCGCAAGACGACCATTCCGGTTTGAGTGCCAGTGTGTCGGGCTCGCTCGGTGATGTCACGGTGCCTTCGATCGTGGATGTGCTGCTGCCGTCGTCCGGTACGGTGCGCGGTCTGCTGACCGATACGTCGACCCAGCCGGTGCCGAACGCCTCCGTGTTCGTTTCCAGCAGCGGCAGCGCGGTCGATCGCGAGACATCCACCGACGACGACGGGCGCTACGAGGTCGACCGCGTTGCGCTGGGCCATGTCGATGTTGCCGCCATCCATCCGACGAGCAACAACATTGCCGCGGCCAGCGGACAACTGTCGGCCAACAACCAGGTGCTCACGCTTAATCCGCAGTTCGGCGTGCCGGGATCCGTGTCCGGTACGGTGCGCAACGCGCAGGGCGATATCGTCGCCGACGCGTGCGTCGAGCTGCGCTCGACGGCCGAAGGCCCGGCCTACGCGACCGTCAGTTTGTCGACTACGACCGATGCGGCCGGCCACTACGCGTTCGATGCGGTGGTTGCCGGCCCGGTCTCCGTGGTTGCCGACAACTGCAACGCACCGCTGACCGTCGGTGTGGCAACCGGCGGCGTCGCGGCGGGGGCGCCGACGACGATCGACGTGCAGTTCGGCAATGCCGTCAGCGCCGAGCAGGCGCTCGTCGATTCGCAGTCCGACTATACGTTCCTGATCGACGGCTACGGCACGCTGTCGCCGTACCTGACCGAGAGCTTCAACGGACGACCGTACGAAGGTGCTTATCGGTTGAGAGTCAATGGCCGCACCTACCCGTACCAGCGTGTGGGGCTGGCGCTGCAGAACGGACGCGAATTGCAGCTGGGCCCGGTCGCCATGTCCGGCCTGCGCGTGACGCGTCGCTTCTACGTGCCGGCTGACGGTGGCTATGCCCGGATCGTCGACACGTTCAGCAACGAAACCGGCGCGCCGGTCACCGTGCCCATCGCGGTGGAAGGCCAATACCAGTCGTCTCCGGCCTACCTGCGAACCGCGCCGTCCGCGACCGGCGGCCGCTACGCGGTGCTGGGGCAGATGCCGGCACGCCGTGGCGGCTGGTCGTCGCCGGGCGTGGCCGGGCTGGTGTTCGCCGGCTCCGGTGCGGTGGATCCTCCGCAGGTGACCATCACGCCGGACGACGGCGGCTTCCGTTGGCAGTGGACGCCGACCATTGCGGCCGGACAACGCGTCAGCTACGTCCATTTCGCCGTGGTGCGCGGCTCGTGGGATTTCGCCGGGGCGGGCGAGTGGTCCGGGCAACTGGCGGATATGGCGATCGCGACGATGTTCGACGGCCTTTCGCCGGCCGAACGCGAAAGCATCAAGAACTTTACGGTGCAATGA